A genome region from Chelonia mydas isolate rCheMyd1 chromosome 24, rCheMyd1.pri.v2, whole genome shotgun sequence includes the following:
- the LOC122463746 gene encoding cationic trypsin-like, producing MEIFLFALLLSATAASQLEDDDKIIGGYECSPHSQPWQVYFTYGSNYRWCGGSLISEWWIISAAHCYKTPRTLVAHLGEHDTSADEGTEQHIQVAKAFPFPKYNQYTMNNDIMLVKLAQPARFSAYVQPIPISSSCPVPGTECLVSGWGNLLTSGVQYPDALQCLNVPILSDSACRAAYPGRITTNMFCAGYLEGGKDSCQGDSGGPVVCNGGLTGVVSWGHGCAQKNYPGVYTPVCNYVSWIEEVIANN from the exons ATGGAGATCTTCTTGTTCGCTCTTCTGCTGAGCGCCACAG CTGCCTCACAGCTGGAGGATGATGATAAGATAATAGGTGGATATGAATGCtcgccccactcccagccctggcaggtCTATTTCACGTATGGCTCAAACTACCGCTGGTGCGGGGGGTCTCTCATCAGTGAGTGGTGGATCATCTCGGCAGCTCATTGCTACAAAAC GCCCAGGACCCTGGTGGCTCATCTCGGGGAGCATGACACCAGTGCAGACGAGGGCACTGAGCAGCATATCCAGGTGGCCAAAGCCTTCCCATTCCCCAAGTACAACCAATACACCATGAATAATGACATCATGCTGGTGAAGCTAGCCCAGCCGGCCCGGTTCAGTGCCTACGTGCAGCCCATCCCCATCTCCAGCAGCTGCCCTGTGCCAGGGACGGAGTGCCTGGTCTCTGGCTGGGGGAATCTCCTCACGTCTGGGG ttcAGTACCCGGATGCCCTGCAGTGTCTGAATGTGCCCATCCTCTCTGACTCTGCCTGTCGTGCTGCCTACCCCGGTCGCATCACCACAAACATGTTCTGTGCTGGCTACCTAGAGGGGGGCAAGGACTCTTGCCAG GGAGACTCCGGTGGGCCAGTGGTCTGTAATGGAGGGCTGACGGGGGTGGTGTCCTGGGGCCACGGGTGTGCCCAGAAGAACTACCCTGGTGTCTATACCCCAGTGTGTAACTACGTGTCCTGGATTGAGGAGGTCATTGCCAACAACTGA
- the LOC102933533 gene encoding anionic trypsin-1: protein MTMWLVLALLAVAAAAPHGGDKIVGGYECTPHSQPWQVSLNVGYHFCGGSLITDQWVVSAAHCWYYPNSMQVILGDHNIQVFEHTEHLMRIETIVWHPSYDYQTMDHDIMLIKLAHPVQTDTYVQPVPLPTACPAAGTSCVVSGWGNILSDGVFSPYNLQCVNIPILSNAECEGSYPGMITNTMLCAGYLEGGKDACQGDSGGPLVCNGELQGIVSWGIGCAQKDQPGVYTKVCSLLPWIESTMAAN from the exons ATGACAATGTGGCTCGTGCTGGCGTTGCTTGCGGTGGCAG CTGCTGCACCACACGGAGGAGACAAGATTGTCGGAGGATACGAGTGCACCCCCCATTCACAGCCCTGGCAGGTCTCCCTAAACGTCGGGTACCATTTCTGTGGTGGATCCCTCATTACGGACCAGTGGGTGGTGTCAGCTGCCCACTGCTGGTACTA CCCCAACTCCATGCAGGTGATCCTGGGAGACCACAACATCCAGGTCTTTGAACATACCGAGCACCTGATGCGCATCGAGACCATCGTGTGGCACCCCAGCTATGACTACCAGACAATGGACCACGACATCATGCTCATCAAGTTGGCCCACCCTGTCCAGACTGACACCTATGTCCAGCCCGTTCCCCTGCCGACCGCCTGCCCagctgctggcacttcctgtgtGGTGTCGGGATGGGGCAATATCCTCAGTGACGGTG TGTTCAGCCCATACAACCTGCAGTGCGTCAACATCCCCATCCTCAGCAACGCGGAGTGCGAGGGCTCCTACCCTGGGATGATCACCAACACCATGCTGTGCGCTGGCTACCTGGAGGGAGGCAAGGATGCATGCCAG GGAGACTCTGGTGGTCCACTGGTCTGCAacggggagctgcagggcattGTGTCCTGGGGGATCGGCTGTGCCCAGAAGGACCAACCCGGTGTCTACACCAAAgtctgctccctgctgccctggaTCGAGAGCACCATGGCTGCCAACTAG